The following proteins are encoded in a genomic region of Arachis stenosperma cultivar V10309 chromosome 4, arast.V10309.gnm1.PFL2, whole genome shotgun sequence:
- the LOC130976230 gene encoding adenylate isopentenyltransferase 5, chloroplastic-like has product MIISVSGSSACKQVQEPLVSFQKGFTNMLYNRNNNNKDKVVVILGATGTGKTKLAIDLANHFPPAEIVNSDKMQVYKGLDITTNKVTPQEARGVPHHLLGTIHPNANFTALDFCRQATSAVDSIVARDALPIIAGGSNSYLDALINHHSTFRLRYECCFLWVDVSIPILHASLRSRVDRMIEAGQVEEVRKFYEPLADYERGIRRAIGVPEFNEFLRAEALGADEETKKMLLDIAIARIKVNNCTLANRQIHKIQRLHNTWKRTMHRLDATQVFLNRNSSDHHQSQISWEEHVLAKSLRILHNFLYEDNNKHLLVPSGINVSSSSPPVAMAAVAAAATH; this is encoded by the exons ATGATTATCTCGGTATCTGGCTCCTCAGCTTGCAAACAAGTACAAGAGCCTCTAGTAAGTTTCCAAAAGGGATTTACAAACATGTTATATAATCGGAACAATAATAATAAGGATAAGGTGGTGGTGATATTGGGGGCCACCGGAACCGGAAAGACCAAGTTGGCCATAGACCTTGCCAACCACTTCCCACCGGCTGAGATTGTTAACTCCGACAAAATGCAAGTCTACAAGGGCCTTGACATCACCACTAATAAGGTTACTCCTCAAGAGGCTCGTGGGGTCCCACATCATCTACTTGGCACAATACACCCCAATGCCAACTTCACCGCCCTTGATTTTTGCCGGCAAGCCACCTCCGCCGTCGATTCCATCGTTGCTCGAGATGCCCTCCCCATCATCGCCGGTGGCTCCAATTCCTATCTTGATGCTCTCATCAACCACCACTCCACCTTTAG GTTAAGGTACGAGTGTTGCTTCCTATGGGTGGATGTTTCAATCCCCATACTGCATGCGTCGCTTCGATCACGCGTGGATCGCATGATCGAAGCGGGACAAGTGGAGGAAGTGCGGAAATTCTACGAGCCATTGGCAGATTACGAGAGGGGAATAAGAAGGGCGATAGGGGTGCCAGAGTTCAACGAGTTTCTAAGAGCAGAGGCCTTAGGAGCAGATGAAGAGACAAAGAAGATGCTCTTAGACATAGCCATTGCAAGAATCAAGGTCAACAACTGCACCCTCGCCAATCGCCAAATCCACAAGATTCAACGACTCCACAACACCTGGAAGAGGACCATGCATCGCCTCGATGCCACGCAGGTTTTCTTGAACCGTAATTCCTCTGATCATCACCAATCTCAAATTTCCTGGGAGGAACATGTTCTTGCCAAGAGCCTTAGGATTCTTCACAACTTCCTCTACGAGGATAACAATAAACATCTTCTTGTTCCTTCCGGAATTaatgtttcttcttcttcgccgCCGGTGGCAATGGCTGCCGTGGCCGCAGCCGCCACGCATTAG